From Acidithiobacillus sp., the proteins below share one genomic window:
- a CDS encoding CDP-archaeol synthase, giving the protein MLRQRLITASLLFLLVLVLIFWAPFWVFLAFLILLAFLAGQEWGHLSLIAWPNALALVLAALLPMLISSQCLSWSALAQGSVIWWGLLAALLMLTPPSLLREAAAWQRPVTAMTAFPVLLPALLFSLSLQQRTPQFLLWVILVISADDVGAMTFGKIWGRHRLVPRISPGKTWEGLLGGLLASAIMGTLGAWMWIGAAVSSLRSGAVLGLVTGTFAVLGDLSESFLKRRADCKDSGQLLPGHGGLLDRLDSMSAGIPVFVAGLYYLGWWK; this is encoded by the coding sequence TTGCTCCGCCAGCGATTGATTACTGCCTCCTTGTTATTCTTGCTGGTTCTTGTGCTGATTTTTTGGGCACCTTTCTGGGTTTTTCTCGCTTTCCTCATATTGTTGGCCTTCTTGGCAGGGCAGGAGTGGGGGCATCTTAGTCTGATAGCCTGGCCAAATGCGTTGGCGTTGGTATTGGCAGCGCTGCTTCCGATGCTCATCTCCTCGCAGTGTCTTTCCTGGTCCGCGCTGGCACAGGGCAGCGTGATCTGGTGGGGGCTGCTCGCGGCACTGCTGATGCTGACGCCGCCTTCTCTGTTACGCGAGGCTGCGGCCTGGCAGCGCCCGGTGACCGCTATGACGGCGTTTCCTGTGCTTTTACCGGCACTGCTATTCAGTCTGTCCTTGCAGCAGCGTACCCCACAGTTTTTGTTATGGGTGATTCTGGTCATCAGTGCGGATGACGTGGGTGCGATGACTTTTGGTAAAATCTGGGGGCGTCATCGATTAGTACCACGCATCAGCCCTGGCAAGACCTGGGAGGGTTTGCTGGGCGGCTTGCTTGCCAGCGCCATTATGGGCACACTGGGCGCTTGGATGTGGATAGGTGCGGCGGTCTCGAGCCTTCGTTCCGGCGCCGTTTTGGGCTTGGTTACGGGCACCTTTGCGGTCTTGGGAGATCTTTCCGAGAGCTTTCTGAAACGCCGCGCCGATTGCAAGGATAGTGGCCAGTTGTTGCCGGGGCATGGCGGCCTGCTGGATCGCTTGGACAGCATGAGTGCGGGCATCCCGGTGTTTGTAGCCGGGCTTTATTATCTGGGTTGGTGGAAATGA
- a CDS encoding DedA family protein, protein MEDATIDVINEVLSWLHLQPITLAVIIVFLRQYGYWILFIGTLLEGEAVVIVAGALAHAGVLDLPMVIFVAWLGSTLNDQVLYQLGYRYGERLLNILPRFLRRHVNQAEDLIRRFGDWVTLLFRFIYGTRTITPILLGVHRYPARRYLWMNPAAAAVWAAAIAGMGYVLGASLQSLLQGVQHVQILLLLLLIAGAGVYWWWHGHGRGE, encoded by the coding sequence GTGGAGGATGCGACCATTGATGTGATCAACGAGGTGCTGAGCTGGCTGCATCTTCAACCCATTACGTTGGCGGTGATTATCGTCTTCCTGCGTCAGTATGGTTACTGGATTCTCTTTATTGGCACCCTGCTGGAAGGGGAAGCTGTGGTGATTGTTGCCGGCGCCTTGGCGCATGCGGGCGTTCTGGATCTTCCCATGGTGATATTTGTTGCCTGGCTGGGTAGTACCCTCAACGACCAGGTGCTTTACCAACTCGGTTATCGTTATGGCGAACGCCTGTTGAATATTCTGCCGCGCTTTCTGCGCCGCCATGTAAATCAGGCCGAGGACTTGATTCGCCGTTTTGGTGACTGGGTGACGCTACTCTTCCGTTTTATCTACGGCACTCGCACCATTACTCCGATTTTGCTGGGAGTACATCGCTACCCAGCGCGGCGTTATCTGTGGATGAACCCGGCTGCCGCGGCGGTGTGGGCGGCGGCCATCGCCGGAATGGGTTACGTTCTCGGTGCTTCGCTACAGAGCCTGTTGCAAGGTGTTCAGCATGTGCAGATCCTGCTCCTGCTGCTGTTGATCGCGGGAGCGGGGGTGTATTGGTGGTGGCATGGGCATGGGCGCGGTGAATAG
- the frr gene encoding ribosome recycling factor yields the protein MSIQEIKKDSETRMKKSIESLKGELTRLRTGRASAGLLDHVQLDYYGAPTPLAQVASVSVADARSLLVTPWEKNLIPKIDKAIRDAGLGLNPVAGSDNVRVPLPALSEERRKEMVKVVRQEGEGARVAIRNIRRDSISQVKELHKQKAISEDEERRAEEEFQKLTDRFIDEVDAVVEAKEADLMEV from the coding sequence ATGAGTATTCAAGAAATTAAAAAGGATTCCGAAACCCGGATGAAGAAGAGCATTGAGTCTCTGAAGGGGGAGCTCACCCGGCTGCGGACGGGCCGGGCCAGTGCCGGACTGCTTGACCATGTGCAATTGGACTATTATGGGGCGCCGACGCCCCTGGCGCAGGTTGCGTCTGTGTCGGTTGCCGATGCCCGATCGCTGCTTGTCACGCCGTGGGAAAAAAATCTGATTCCGAAGATTGATAAGGCGATTCGCGATGCTGGCCTGGGCCTGAATCCAGTGGCAGGTTCGGATAACGTGCGGGTTCCGTTGCCAGCGCTCTCCGAAGAACGCCGCAAGGAAATGGTCAAAGTGGTCCGGCAGGAGGGTGAGGGTGCGCGTGTAGCTATTCGTAACATCCGTCGCGACAGCATTTCTCAGGTTAAGGAACTGCACAAGCAGAAAGCTATCTCGGAAGATGAAGAACGGCGCGCCGAGGAAGAATTTCAGAAGCTGACGGACCGCTTTATTGATGAAGTGGACGCGGTGGTGGAGGCGAAGGAAGCTGACCTCATGGAGGTCTGA
- the pstB gene encoding phosphate ABC transporter ATP-binding protein PstB, with protein MSEPQKTKISVRHLDFFYGSNRALTDINLEMPENQVTAFIGPSGCGKSTLLRVFNRMYSLYPGQRATGEVLLDGENTLAPGTDVNMLRAKVGMVFQKPTPFPMSIYDNIAFGIKLYEKLRKVEMDERVEQALRQAALWEEVKDKLKTSGLGLSGGQQQRLCIARAVAVQPEVILLDEPTSALDPIATLKIEELVSELRNQFTILIVTHNMQQAARVSDYTAFMYIGEMVEFGPTNQLFTNPEKKQTEDYITGRYG; from the coding sequence ATGTCGGAACCTCAGAAAACCAAAATATCCGTCCGCCACCTGGATTTTTTTTACGGGAGCAACAGGGCTCTGACAGATATCAATCTGGAAATGCCCGAGAATCAGGTGACAGCGTTCATCGGGCCATCGGGTTGCGGCAAGTCGACGCTCCTGCGGGTCTTTAATCGCATGTATTCTCTGTACCCCGGGCAACGGGCGACCGGCGAGGTACTGCTGGATGGTGAGAATACGCTCGCTCCCGGCACGGATGTGAATATGCTGCGCGCCAAAGTTGGTATGGTATTTCAGAAACCAACGCCTTTTCCCATGTCCATCTATGACAATATCGCCTTTGGCATCAAGCTCTATGAAAAATTACGCAAGGTGGAGATGGACGAACGGGTGGAGCAGGCGTTGCGTCAGGCAGCCCTCTGGGAGGAGGTGAAGGATAAGCTCAAGACGAGTGGGCTGGGGTTGTCCGGCGGACAGCAGCAACGCCTGTGTATCGCGCGCGCAGTGGCGGTGCAACCAGAGGTGATCCTGCTGGATGAGCCGACTTCGGCGTTGGATCCTATTGCTACCCTCAAGATTGAAGAGCTGGTGAGCGAACTGCGCAATCAATTTACGATTCTGATCGTCACCCACAACATGCAACAGGCGGCGCGCGTCTCTGATTACACGGCATTTATGTATATCGGCGAGATGGTGGAATTTGGGCCTACCAATCAGTTATTCACCAATCCCGAAAAAAAGCAGACAGAAGACTACATCACGGGTCGCTACGGTTAA
- a CDS encoding Ppx/GppA phosphatase family protein, whose protein sequence is MVESTATAELKNFLAAVDLGSNSFHMVVAEEVGSDIRLHDRLREGVRLAEGLRDDGSLDPAVEQRALDCLARFGQRLRGIRPERVRVIGTNTLRDASAGEDFVRAIEKTLGYPVEIVAGREEARLVYLGVAHSLAVDARERRLVADIGGGSTELIAGQGFTPDLRESLHFGCVASTRAYFPDELITAAACERLEKRVRMAVEPMLDDFLRHGWDQAVGSSGTIKAIARVLAENGQGSRITHAGMHWLREQMTRLGSVRALTQLKGLKADRAAVFPGGFIILFALFESLRLQEMRFSEGALREGAIYDLLGRIHQEDTREMSIRSLQERFHSQVQRNQGIAQWAAHFFKTASVSWPLHGGHQQWLHWAAMTHDIGLDIAHSGFHKHGEYVWRNADIAGFSRREQGVVAALVRAQRKRLPSHAQLRALGIAAEDVVALQQLAILLRLAILFHRGATPLAAPPSLTVSGKKLILALPQKWLTEMPLMAADLEQEQEWITPDFCLQW, encoded by the coding sequence ATGGTGGAATCCACAGCCACAGCAGAACTCAAAAACTTTCTGGCGGCCGTGGATCTGGGTTCCAACTCCTTTCATATGGTGGTTGCAGAAGAAGTTGGCTCTGATATCCGTCTGCATGATCGTTTGCGTGAAGGCGTTCGTCTGGCTGAAGGTCTGCGCGATGATGGTAGCCTTGATCCTGCGGTAGAACAACGCGCACTGGACTGTCTGGCGCGCTTCGGTCAGCGTCTCCGCGGTATCCGCCCGGAGCGGGTGCGGGTGATCGGCACGAATACCTTGCGCGATGCGAGTGCTGGAGAAGACTTTGTGCGCGCCATCGAAAAAACGCTCGGTTACCCGGTGGAAATCGTGGCCGGCCGGGAAGAAGCGCGTCTAGTTTACCTCGGCGTGGCGCACAGCTTGGCGGTAGACGCGCGTGAGCGGCGTTTGGTTGCGGATATCGGGGGAGGTAGTACGGAGTTGATTGCGGGCCAGGGTTTTACCCCTGATCTGCGGGAAAGCCTGCATTTTGGCTGTGTGGCCTCTACCCGGGCCTACTTTCCCGATGAACTGATTACGGCGGCCGCCTGTGAGCGTCTTGAAAAACGGGTGCGTATGGCGGTAGAACCCATGCTCGATGATTTTCTCCGCCATGGCTGGGATCAGGCGGTGGGTTCTTCGGGTACCATCAAGGCGATTGCCCGTGTCCTCGCGGAGAACGGTCAGGGTTCGCGCATCACCCACGCGGGCATGCACTGGCTGCGTGAGCAAATGACGCGTCTCGGTTCAGTACGTGCGCTGACCCAGCTGAAGGGCCTGAAGGCGGATCGTGCCGCCGTTTTTCCGGGTGGATTCATCATTCTCTTCGCGCTCTTCGAGTCCTTGCGTCTACAGGAAATGCGTTTTTCTGAGGGCGCTTTGCGCGAGGGGGCCATTTATGACCTGCTCGGGCGCATCCATCAGGAAGACACCCGGGAGATGAGTATCCGCAGCCTGCAGGAACGCTTTCACAGCCAAGTGCAGCGTAACCAGGGCATAGCGCAGTGGGCGGCGCACTTTTTCAAGACGGCATCCGTATCCTGGCCGCTCCACGGCGGGCATCAGCAATGGCTGCACTGGGCCGCTATGACCCATGATATCGGCCTCGACATCGCCCATTCGGGATTTCACAAACATGGTGAATATGTCTGGCGGAATGCCGATATTGCGGGATTCTCCCGTCGTGAGCAGGGCGTTGTTGCAGCGCTCGTGCGCGCCCAGCGAAAACGCCTGCCTAGCCACGCGCAGTTACGTGCTCTGGGTATCGCGGCTGAGGATGTAGTGGCGTTGCAGCAATTGGCGATTCTGCTCCGCTTGGCTATCCTGTTTCATCGTGGCGCGACCCCGCTGGCGGCACCTCCGAGTTTGACTGTGTCCGGTAAAAAATTGATCCTCGCATTACCACAGAAATGGCTGACAGAAATGCCACTGATGGCTGCCGATCTGGAGCAGGAGCAGGAGTGGATCACGCCAGATTTTTGCCTGCAATGGTAA
- a CDS encoding glycosyltransferase family 1 protein: MSDGFAHLALITETYPPEVNGVAHTLQRMVEHLHERGYRVTILRPRQTGERAGGDLFRALSLPFYPQVRVGYSLSGHIGQRLQALRPDLVHIATEGPLGLAGLRAARHLKIPVVSSFHTNFDGYARHYRLQFLQGLVLRYLRRFHNATRKTLVPSQGTFAHLQAQGFLNLAMWRRGVDTALFNPCRRSAALRAQLGLDKDDALLIYVGRLAHEKNLPVLMNAYERLWKTWRGPGKLHLALIGDGPLLTGLTRQNLAGFSLEGIQKGEDLARWYASADLFCFPSCSETFGNVVLEAMASALPVLAYDASGVNEHFRSPDEGVLLPLEGDFASAISQLLMDRAHLREMGQRARQRAEGQTWAHIIDALLEDYRNSLDSIS, translated from the coding sequence ATGTCAGACGGTTTTGCTCACCTGGCCCTCATCACGGAAACCTATCCACCAGAGGTGAACGGCGTAGCCCATACGCTGCAGCGCATGGTAGAACATCTCCATGAGCGAGGTTATCGGGTTACCATATTACGTCCGCGGCAGACGGGTGAAAGGGCAGGGGGCGACCTGTTTCGTGCCCTGTCTTTACCGTTCTATCCGCAGGTTCGGGTGGGGTACAGCTTGTCTGGCCACATCGGTCAGCGGTTGCAGGCTTTGCGTCCGGATCTGGTACATATTGCCACGGAAGGCCCGTTGGGCCTCGCCGGACTTCGGGCCGCCCGTCACCTTAAAATCCCCGTGGTGAGCAGTTTTCATACAAATTTTGACGGCTATGCCCGGCATTACCGTTTGCAGTTCCTGCAAGGGCTGGTCTTGCGCTATCTGCGGCGCTTCCACAATGCCACCCGCAAAACCCTGGTACCCAGTCAAGGAACTTTCGCCCACCTGCAGGCGCAGGGCTTCCTGAACCTCGCCATGTGGAGACGCGGGGTGGACACGGCGCTCTTCAATCCGTGCCGACGCAGCGCTGCGCTGCGTGCACAACTTGGGCTGGATAAGGACGATGCGCTCTTGATTTATGTTGGACGCCTGGCTCATGAAAAAAATCTACCCGTTCTCATGAACGCTTACGAACGCTTGTGGAAAACTTGGCGAGGGCCGGGCAAGTTGCATCTCGCCCTGATCGGCGACGGCCCCCTGTTGACTGGTCTCACCAGGCAGAACCTCGCCGGTTTTTCCCTGGAGGGCATACAAAAGGGTGAGGATCTGGCGCGATGGTATGCGAGTGCGGATCTGTTTTGTTTCCCCTCCTGTAGCGAGACTTTTGGTAACGTCGTGCTGGAGGCCATGGCCAGCGCCTTGCCGGTACTGGCCTATGACGCCTCTGGTGTCAATGAACATTTCCGTTCGCCAGATGAAGGCGTCCTGCTTCCCCTAGAGGGTGATTTTGCCAGTGCCATCAGTCAGCTGCTTATGGATCGTGCGCATTTACGGGAAATGGGCCAGCGTGCCCGGCAACGCGCAGAAGGTCAAACCTGGGCGCATATTATCGATGCGCTTCTCGAGGATTACCGGAATAGCCTGGATAGCATTTCTTGA
- the pyrH gene encoding UMP kinase, which produces MTAPVYSRVLLKLSGEALMGEGQYGVDREVVQRMAREIKDVSDAGVQVAIVIGGGNIFRGMAKAAEGMDRATADYMGMLATVMNALAVQDALEHLGLPTRVLSALHIEQVAEPYIRRRAIRHLEKGRVVIFGAGTGNPFFTTDTAASLRAVEINAEVVLKGTKVDGVYTDDPVTHPEAMRYRELSYSQVLEQNLQVMDATAITLCRDNDMPIIVFSINKSGALMRVMLGEEEGTSVHREIA; this is translated from the coding sequence ATGACTGCGCCCGTGTATTCCCGCGTCCTCCTCAAACTCAGCGGGGAGGCGCTCATGGGCGAGGGCCAGTATGGTGTCGACCGTGAGGTCGTGCAGCGTATGGCCCGGGAAATCAAGGACGTTTCTGATGCCGGAGTACAGGTCGCTATCGTGATTGGTGGCGGCAATATCTTCCGGGGTATGGCCAAGGCGGCCGAAGGCATGGATCGCGCTACCGCCGACTACATGGGTATGCTGGCGACGGTCATGAATGCGCTTGCAGTGCAGGATGCCCTGGAACATCTGGGTTTGCCGACTCGGGTGCTGTCGGCGCTGCATATTGAGCAAGTGGCGGAGCCCTATATCCGGCGGCGGGCTATCCGTCATCTGGAGAAGGGGCGGGTCGTGATCTTTGGTGCTGGTACCGGTAATCCCTTTTTCACTACCGACACGGCGGCCAGTCTGCGCGCTGTGGAGATCAATGCCGAGGTAGTGCTTAAGGGAACCAAGGTCGATGGTGTTTACACCGATGATCCAGTCACCCACCCTGAGGCCATGCGCTACCGGGAATTGTCCTATAGCCAGGTGCTAGAGCAGAATCTGCAGGTCATGGATGCAACGGCCATCACCCTTTGCCGTGATAACGACATGCCGATCATCGTTTTTTCCATCAATAAATCCGGCGCTTTGATGCGGGTGATGCTGGGTGAAGAGGAAGGCACTTCGGTGCACAGAGAGATTGCATGA
- the phoU gene encoding phosphate signaling complex protein PhoU, producing the protein MDKEPHISQRFDEKLHEVHALVLAMGGVVEEQITNAVKALQESDAELAREVIGRDHEVNGYEVRIEEECINILATRQPAASDLRLVMTLIKTVADLERMGDKASKIADMALAMGHGARNDNPAFLRDVSVMADYALNMLRRAMDALARADAEEAIAVAKGDEVLNQEYRSALRRLITYMMEDPRTITPAIDALFIAKAIERIGDHARNICEYVIYLAKGKSVRHVPLDEVEQSIQRK; encoded by the coding sequence ATGGACAAAGAACCACATATTTCCCAGCGTTTTGATGAAAAACTCCATGAGGTCCACGCCTTGGTCCTTGCCATGGGGGGGGTGGTGGAGGAGCAAATCACCAATGCTGTCAAGGCATTGCAGGAGTCAGATGCCGAACTGGCCCGTGAGGTGATTGGCCGTGACCATGAGGTGAATGGTTACGAGGTGCGTATTGAAGAAGAGTGCATCAATATTCTGGCTACACGTCAGCCTGCCGCCAGTGATCTGCGTTTGGTGATGACGCTGATCAAGACTGTTGCGGATCTGGAGCGGATGGGCGACAAGGCCAGCAAAATTGCCGACATGGCCCTGGCCATGGGACATGGCGCGCGTAACGACAATCCGGCCTTTCTCAGAGACGTGAGCGTCATGGCGGACTATGCCCTGAACATGTTGCGGCGCGCCATGGATGCTCTGGCCCGTGCAGATGCCGAGGAAGCCATTGCCGTCGCCAAAGGCGATGAGGTGCTCAATCAGGAATACCGTTCTGCCCTGCGCCGTCTGATTACCTACATGATGGAAGATCCGCGTACCATCACCCCGGCCATTGATGCGCTTTTTATCGCCAAGGCCATTGAGCGTATTGGCGATCATGCCCGGAATATCTGTGAATACGTCATTTATCTTGCTAAAGGGAAAAGTGTCCGGCATGTTCCGTTAGATGAGGTAGAACAAAGTATCCAGAGGAAATAG
- the tsf gene encoding translation elongation factor Ts, with translation MAISAQQVKELRERTGAGMMECKTVLTEAGGDMEAAIDLLRARGLAKADKKANRVAAEGVVVTALSGDQKRGVVLEVNCETDFVAKNEDFLALAKDCAEQALAQGFKEADALLADAEVEERRKGLVSKLGENISLRRLQHLQVKEGVVGAYIHGSRIGVLVALDGQAATSELGRDVAMHVAAARPEVIHPSQVSPERLAREKEILIVQAADSGKPADIIEKMISGRLNKLLNEIALTGQPFVKDPDRSVGQLVQGFPGVEVLEFVRFEVGEGIEKAPTADFATEVMAQVRGS, from the coding sequence ATGGCTATCAGTGCACAACAGGTCAAAGAACTGCGCGAGCGCACCGGCGCCGGCATGATGGAATGTAAAACGGTACTGACCGAAGCCGGTGGTGATATGGAGGCTGCTATCGACCTCCTGCGCGCGCGTGGTCTGGCCAAGGCTGACAAAAAGGCGAATCGGGTAGCCGCAGAAGGGGTAGTTGTCACCGCCCTCAGTGGTGACCAGAAGCGGGGCGTAGTGCTCGAAGTAAACTGTGAAACTGATTTTGTCGCCAAAAATGAAGATTTTCTGGCCTTGGCGAAAGACTGTGCGGAGCAGGCACTGGCGCAGGGGTTCAAAGAAGCAGATGCCTTACTGGCCGATGCGGAAGTGGAAGAACGCCGCAAGGGGCTGGTCAGCAAACTCGGCGAGAACATTAGTCTGCGCCGTCTGCAGCATTTGCAGGTCAAAGAAGGCGTGGTCGGCGCTTATATCCATGGCAGCCGCATTGGTGTGCTCGTCGCTCTGGACGGCCAGGCGGCGACCAGTGAACTCGGTCGTGATGTGGCCATGCATGTGGCGGCGGCACGTCCCGAGGTGATCCATCCCAGCCAGGTTTCTCCTGAGCGTCTGGCCCGTGAGAAAGAAATTCTCATTGTGCAGGCGGCAGACAGTGGTAAGCCCGCAGACATCATCGAGAAGATGATCTCCGGACGTCTGAACAAATTGCTCAACGAAATCGCGCTCACTGGGCAGCCCTTCGTCAAGGATCCTGATCGCAGTGTCGGTCAGCTGGTGCAGGGCTTCCCGGGTGTCGAGGTGCTGGAGTTTGTACGTTTCGAAGTAGGTGAGGGAATTGAAAAGGCCCCCACCGCGGATTTTGCCACCGAGGTTATGGCACAAGTCCGGGGGTCCTGA
- the rpsB gene encoding 30S ribosomal protein S2 encodes MSSNVTMRALLEAGVHFGHQSRYWHPKMAPYLFGERNRIHIINLEHTLPMLRTALSFIEQISRKHGRVLFVGTKRQAREAVEQEARRSSAFFVNQRWLGGTLTNFKTIRQSIRRLDELDQMAADGTMEKLTKKEVLTLTRERDKLERSLGGIKDMNGLPDAIFVIDVGHENIAVLEARKLGIPVIGVVDSNCDPLLIDYPIPGNDDATRAIRLYAALVADAILDGRQGGESALLDEFVEVDEETIEIDAD; translated from the coding sequence ATGAGCAGCAATGTAACCATGCGCGCCCTGCTGGAAGCTGGCGTCCATTTTGGTCATCAATCCCGTTACTGGCATCCGAAGATGGCGCCATATCTCTTTGGTGAGCGTAACCGCATTCACATCATTAACCTTGAACACACCCTGCCGATGCTGCGCACCGCGCTGAGCTTTATCGAGCAGATTTCCCGCAAGCATGGCCGTGTCCTTTTTGTCGGCACCAAGCGCCAGGCACGCGAGGCGGTCGAGCAGGAAGCCCGCCGCAGCAGCGCCTTCTTTGTCAATCAGCGCTGGTTGGGTGGTACCCTGACCAATTTCAAGACCATCCGTCAATCCATTCGTCGTCTCGATGAATTAGATCAGATGGCGGCCGACGGCACCATGGAAAAGCTGACGAAAAAAGAGGTGCTCACCCTGACCCGCGAGCGTGACAAGCTGGAGCGCAGTCTCGGTGGTATCAAAGACATGAACGGTCTGCCGGACGCTATCTTCGTGATCGACGTCGGCCATGAAAATATTGCCGTGCTGGAAGCCCGCAAGCTGGGTATCCCGGTGATCGGCGTGGTGGACAGCAACTGTGATCCGCTGCTCATCGACTATCCCATCCCCGGTAACGATGACGCCACCCGCGCCATTCGTCTGTATGCCGCTCTGGTGGCTGATGCCATTCTCGACGGCCGTCAGGGTGGCGAATCAGCGCTGCTCGACGAATTTGTCGAGGTCGACGAAGAAACGATCGAAATCGACGCCGACTAA
- a CDS encoding isoprenyl transferase — protein sequence MSSADENLPAMPRHIAVIMDGNGRWAYRQHLPRVAGHRRGAEVVREMVQSCVDIGIPYLTLFAFSTENWRRPVLEVRLLMNLFRLLLRREARKLHENGVRLCIIGDRSALDCDIRQLVEEAEALTCNNKRLQLNLAVNYGGRWDIVQAARAAMAAVQAGELAPEDFSEAHIAQHLCLADIPEPDLLIRTGGEERISNFLIWQLAYTEFYFSDTLWPDFDRMALEYALQSFAHRQRRFGRTGDQVLEGDCSASD from the coding sequence ATGTCTTCTGCTGACGAAAACCTGCCTGCCATGCCGCGCCACATTGCCGTCATTATGGATGGCAATGGCCGCTGGGCTTACCGTCAGCACTTGCCGCGGGTGGCTGGTCATCGGCGCGGTGCGGAAGTGGTACGGGAAATGGTGCAATCCTGCGTGGATATCGGTATTCCCTACCTGACGCTTTTTGCGTTCAGCACCGAAAATTGGCGGCGCCCGGTCCTCGAAGTGCGCTTGTTGATGAATCTCTTCCGCCTATTGTTACGGCGAGAAGCTCGTAAACTCCATGAGAATGGCGTTCGCCTGTGTATCATCGGCGATCGCAGTGCATTGGATTGCGATATACGCCAGCTCGTCGAAGAGGCGGAGGCGCTCACTTGTAACAATAAGCGGCTCCAACTCAATCTTGCAGTGAATTACGGTGGACGTTGGGATATTGTGCAGGCAGCACGCGCCGCCATGGCGGCAGTGCAGGCGGGGGAACTCGCCCCTGAAGACTTCTCGGAGGCACACATTGCCCAGCATCTCTGCCTGGCAGACATCCCCGAGCCCGACCTGTTGATTCGTACCGGTGGCGAGGAGCGCATCAGTAATTTCCTGATTTGGCAGTTGGCTTACACCGAGTTTTATTTCAGTGATACGCTTTGGCCGGATTTTGACCGCATGGCTTTGGAGTACGCTCTGCAATCTTTCGCGCATCGGCAACGCCGCTTCGGACGGACGGGTGACCAGGTTCTGGAGGGCGATTGCTCCGCCAGCGATTGA
- the ispC gene encoding 1-deoxy-D-xylulose-5-phosphate reductoisomerase — protein sequence MTRGICILGATGSIGKSTLDVVSRHPDQFRIVALTGNHRVAEMQALCVQHHPELVVMAAPEAAQQLRVALADAGLKNIRVESGREALAEAARMPGVDEVMAAIVGAAGLLPTLAAVESGKKVYLANKECLVMAGNLFMERVRHHQVILLPIDSEHNAVFQCFAEGKGVRRILLTASGGPFRTWPVERLAAVTPDQACAHPNWVMGRKISVDSATMMNKGLEVIEAHWLFNLSASHIDVLIHPQSIIHSMVEYVDGSVLAQLGNPDMRTPIAHALAYPERMESGVSSLDLARGPDLQFEEPDLQRFPCLALAFNALRAGGAAATVLNAANEVAVQAFLDGALPFSRIAAVVEDTLNELQPAAPDHLDAVLVVDRLAREAAVRHLSHHRSGMQ from the coding sequence ATGACACGAGGCATCTGCATACTCGGGGCTACAGGCTCCATCGGCAAGAGTACCTTGGATGTGGTATCGCGCCACCCGGATCAATTTCGGATCGTTGCGCTCACCGGTAATCACCGTGTCGCAGAAATGCAGGCATTGTGCGTGCAGCATCATCCTGAGTTGGTGGTAATGGCCGCTCCAGAGGCCGCGCAGCAGTTGCGCGTTGCCCTGGCTGATGCGGGTCTGAAGAATATCCGTGTGGAAAGTGGTCGGGAGGCGCTGGCAGAAGCAGCGCGTATGCCCGGTGTTGATGAAGTGATGGCGGCCATTGTGGGTGCCGCCGGTTTGTTACCGACCCTGGCGGCGGTGGAGTCTGGAAAAAAAGTCTATCTGGCCAACAAAGAATGTCTGGTGATGGCGGGTAACTTGTTCATGGAGCGGGTACGGCATCATCAGGTGATACTGCTCCCCATCGATAGTGAGCACAATGCCGTATTCCAGTGCTTTGCCGAAGGCAAAGGCGTGCGCCGCATTCTGCTGACGGCCTCCGGAGGACCTTTCCGGACCTGGCCCGTGGAGCGTCTCGCGGCCGTAACGCCGGACCAGGCCTGCGCCCATCCCAACTGGGTCATGGGCCGGAAAATCTCCGTGGATTCCGCGACCATGATGAATAAAGGTCTGGAGGTCATCGAAGCGCATTGGCTCTTTAATCTCTCCGCATCCCATATTGATGTATTGATCCATCCGCAGAGCATCATCCATTCCATGGTGGAATATGTGGATGGCTCCGTGCTGGCACAATTGGGTAACCCCGATATGCGCACCCCCATTGCCCATGCCCTGGCCTATCCGGAGCGCATGGAAAGTGGGGTTTCTTCTCTGGATCTGGCGCGCGGGCCGGACTTGCAGTTTGAAGAGCCAGATTTGCAACGTTTCCCCTGTCTGGCGCTGGCCTTTAATGCCCTGCGGGCGGGCGGTGCCGCAGCGACTGTGCTGAACGCGGCCAACGAGGTGGCGGTGCAGGCCTTCCTGGATGGCGCCCTGCCATTCTCGCGTATTGCGGCCGTTGTTGAAGACACACTCAACGAATTGCAGCCTGCCGCCCCGGATCATCTGGATGCGGTGTTGGTTGTCGATCGGCTCGCACGGGAAGCCGCAGTCCGCCATCTTAGCCACCATAGATCGGGTATGCAGTGA